The following is a genomic window from Pseudomonas sp. FP2335.
CTTGCTGCTGACGGCGGGCAAATCCTGGCACCAACTTTCCGGCTATTGGAACGGGCGCCGCTAACTATTTTTTACTCATCAGGAGCAACTGCCATGACCCTTACCACCCTCAAGCACAATATCCAGCTGTCCGAACTCGACGCCTGGGGCAGCGTGGCCGACCTCGGTTCCGAAATCCTCGAAGGCGAAGTGCGTGCCTTCGGCAAAATGACCTTTGGTGCACCTACCGACGCGATCAGCAGCGCCTACTTCGGTACGACACAGGGCAAGTTCCGCATGGTCTATCCGTTCAATGAGCAGGCCACCGTCGTGACCGGGGAAGTGATCCTCACCGACGAGTCCACCGGCCAGTCCACACGCTTCAAGACCGGTGACAGCTGGTTCGTCACCCAGGGCACGCCGGTGTTGTGGGAAGTGGTCAGCGAGAGTTTCGTCAAACACTACTTTGCCGTTGCCTGACAAACCCTTCGCTCCGGGGCCCCCCTGACCCTTGTAGTGAGCGGGCTTGCCCCGCGCTGGGGGGCGAAGCCGCCCCAAATCCAAACACCGCGGATTACCTGACTCACCGCAGCGGTCTTATTGGGGCGGCTTCGCCACCCAGCGCGGGGCAAGCCCGCTCACTACAATCAGAGCCAGGTGGCGTCCCAGAGTGAATAGTCGCCTAGGTGTTCAACCAAACCAGCCCGCAACGGGTTGGCCACGATATAACGCGCCATAGTGCGAATATCATCCTCCACACGCACAGCCCTATCGTAATAACCGGGTTGCCATACACGCGCTTGGCTTTGTCGACACCTGTTGATCGTCAGCGTACTGCGCGACTTGATACGACGTACCACGTCGCCCAGCGT
Proteins encoded in this region:
- a CDS encoding cupin domain-containing protein, whose product is MTLTTLKHNIQLSELDAWGSVADLGSEILEGEVRAFGKMTFGAPTDAISSAYFGTTQGKFRMVYPFNEQATVVTGEVILTDESTGQSTRFKTGDSWFVTQGTPVLWEVVSESFVKHYFAVA